The Hypanus sabinus isolate sHypSab1 chromosome 3, sHypSab1.hap1, whole genome shotgun sequence genome contains a region encoding:
- the LOC132390688 gene encoding neuronal acetylcholine receptor subunit alpha-10-like, producing the protein MAKKPKILLQASCLNEVFQTRGECAVFLSEKHSGVRSPSVSGGGREEDGATARGRFPELGKWPRVPDRLKGGTHPASGRIARRLLRDLWANYSKVMRPVSDTDQVLNVTLQVTLFQIIDVDERNQKLTTYLWTRQVWRDAFCRWNKENYGGLDNIRVPSSYLWRPDIVLYNSADRFTSPADTNAVVRYDGLVTWDSPAIARTSCQLDVTFFPLDTQRCPLTFGSWTYGGRQLDLWPSGETGQLSDFTGHVEWEVLGLPAGRRLARYGCCSEPYTELRFVLMLRRRPFFYLHNLLLPCVLLSALAPLAFQLPAASGEKVSLGVALLLALTVFQLMVAEITPPAESPPLLGRYYIATMTMMTVSTALTVLIMNVQYCGPEAKPVPRWAEVLILGHVARFLSVCELGERCGQDTESGTQGDLAAGGHWLLGEVEGQEEKPEGVICPAQSLPAASGEEDRWRCGAGADWQRLASDVEFIASRVHRQRETRQLLAKWRRVSRVIDRLFTWIFLLMVTVMSVVITAQAL; encoded by the exons ATGGCCAAGAAGCCTAAAATTCTGCTCCAAGCCTCATGTCTTAATGAGGTGTTTCAAACCCGAGGTGAATGTGCAGTCTTCCTCTCCGAGAAGCActctgga GTTCGCTCACCGTCCGTCtccgggggagggagggaggaggacgggGCCACCGCCCGGGGCAGGTTCCCGGAGTTGGGGAAGTGGCCCCGAGTACCAGATCGGCTGAAAGGGG GCACCCACCCAGCCAGCGGCAGGATTGCCCGACGACTGCTCCGGGACCTTTGGGCCAATTACTCCAAGGTCATGaggccggtgtcagacacagaccaGGTCCTCAACGTgaccctgcaggtcaccctcttccagatcatcGACGTG GATGAAAGAAACCAGAAGCTAACCACCTACCTGTGGACCAGACAGGTGTGGAGAGATGCCTTCTGCCGTTGGAACAAGGAGAACTACGGTGGCTTGGACAACATACGTGTACCCAGCAGTTATCTGTGGCGACCAGATATCGTCCTCTACAACAG CGCTGACCGGTTCACCAGCCCAGCAGACACGAACGCGGTGGTCCGATACGACGGCCTGGTGACCTGGGACTCGCCGGCCATCGCCCGCACCTCCTGCCAACTGGACGTCACCTTCTTCCCGCTGGACACGCAGCGCTGCCCGCTGACCTTCGGTTCGTGGACGTACGGCGGGCGGCAGCTGGACCTGTGGCCGTCGGGGGAGACGGGGCAGCTTTCGGATTTCACGGGCCACGTCGAGTGGGAGGTGCTGGGTCTGCCGGCCGGCCGGAGGCTCGCTCGGTACGGCTGCTGCTCGGAGCCGTACACCGAGCTCCGCTTCGTCCTCATGCTGCGCCGCCGGCCCTTCTTCTACCTGCACAACCTGCTGCTGCCCTGCGTCCTCCTCTCCGCCCTCGCCCCGCTTGCCTTCCAGCTGCCCGCAGCCTCCGGAGAGAAAGTCTCGCTGGGGGTCGCCCTGCTCCTCGCCCTGACTGTCTTCCAGTTGATGGTGGCCGAGATTACGCCCCCGGCCGAGAGCCCACCGCTCCTTG GGAGGTATTACATTGCCACTATGACCATGATGACTGTCTCCACTGCCTTGACGGTGCTGATCATGAACGTCCAGTACTGCGGTCCCGAGGCAAAGCCCGTTCCCCGCTGGGCCGAGGTGCTTATTCTCGGACACGTGGCCCGCTTCCTTTCTGTCTGTGAGCTGGGTGAGAGGTGTGGACAGGACACAGAGTCCGGAACCCAGGGGGACCTGGCCGCCGGTGGTCATTGGCTGCTGGGAGAAGTGGAGGGGCAGGAGGAGAAACCTGAGGGAGTGATCTGCCCCGCCCAATCTCTTCCCGCTGCGAGTGGGGAGGAGGATCGGTGGAGGTGTGGTGCGGGAGCAGACTGGCAGCGGCTGGCCAGCGACGTGGAGTTCATCGCCAGTCGTGTCCATCGGCAAAGGGAAACGCGGCAACTGTTGGCCAAGTGGAGGAGGGTCAGCAGAGTGATCGACCGTCTCTTCACCTGGATCTTCCTTCTGATGGTCACCGTGATGAGTGTTGTCATTACTGCCCAGGCGCTGTAG